DNA sequence from the Sphaerodactylus townsendi isolate TG3544 unplaced genomic scaffold, MPM_Stown_v2.3 scaffold_1611, whole genome shotgun sequence genome:
ggctctccagatgttcaggaactacaattcccatcagcctctgtcagcatggccaattggccatgctggtaggggctgatgggaattgtagttcctgaacatctggagagccgcaggttccctacccctgttctagatcgaATCAAACCTCaactctccctggaagctaaaatgactaaactgaggctgttgtccTTTGGtaacatcatgagaagacaaaactCGCTGGAAACGACGATGATGTTCGGAAGAGcggaaggtggcaggaaaagaggaagacccgtcATGAAAttaattgactcaataaaggaagacGGTAAACCCTCCGTTTGCAAGGCTGGTAACGACTCAGCATTCTGGAAGTCATTGATTCGGAGGGTTTACCGTCAGTCAGAAACCACTTGACGACACagcaggcagcccagtccagggTGTTAcgctggcagggagggcaaactcgGAGGCAGGCAAGCCTCGTGAAGATCGGCGGCACCCGACCCGGAAAACCCGGCACCCTGCAGAACCACGCTGGCTTGAAGTTGGATGCTGGTGTGGCCTGGGGCGTTCCTGGGGATGGCACCATTTTTAGTCAGTTTGCACTGGGCTTTGGAGCTGGGAACCCCCAGGACTTTCCATCtgctggggaatttctggtgttTGCTGCCTCCCCGTGCTGCCAGCTGGAGGCAGCGCAGAAACAGTGTTGTCCCCGGCCAGTGGAGCCCTAAGGATTGaactgtaacacacacacacacacacacacacacaccacttgactcttgaaagcttatatcccggAAACAtcgttagtcttcaaggtgcggCGGGCCTCGAATCTTGCTGCCCGCAGAGCTGCCCACCTGAAACTCTAATCTGAGGAAATGACCCCTTTTACTCCTTAGCTTAAATTTGCATCCTTGTTGCAAAGCGCCAGATACAAACGTGACGAAGGCCCTGCAGTCTCAGTTGGGCCCATAAAACGGGGGTGGGGTGCGGTTGAAACCAGGGGCTGATTGTGTTTCTGGGGAGGAGGCAGTCGGTGCAGTGGAGGaatatgggaaggggggggcaagGCTGATTTCAGGAAAAGATACATCAGTGAAGCGGGTGGAGAGTGCCAGTGTATTGAGTGGAGGCTAAAAGGAATGGTGCGTCTGCAGAATGTATCTTCCCAAGAACCTCAGCCTCGGTGTCTTTGAAAAGCAATAGTCTAGAGCCCCTGGGGCTGTAAAGATACGCTCAGGTGGCTGATGCTTGCTGAACTCTCAGAGGCCAAAGGTAGGGTGGACAAAGATGGCTGACAGGGGAATGGGGCTTCAGTGCCCAGTAGGGCTGTTGCTTCTCAGGCTTAGCGAAAGCAGGAAGGTTAGGATCGAGTTTTCTCTTGATTCAAGGTTGCCTGGGTgcagaattttaatatttttaaagggttCTTCTTCCAGTAAGACTGTAGGAGGCAGAGACTTGAGAAATCCAGGGAAAGGGTATTTCTGGAAGCCTGGGACCCCTCCGCTCATATAAATCAATATCTCCACAGGGCTGGGGTTTGCCTCTATGGTGATCGTCTTCTTCTGCAACACCTACTACATTATGGTGCTCGCCTGGGGTTTCTACTACCTAGTGAAGTCTTTCACCGCCACCTTGCCCTGGGCGACGTGCGGAAACCCCTGGAACTCTCCCGAGTGCGTGGAGATCTTCCGGCACGAAGACTGTGCCAACGGCACTGGCACCAGCAACCTGACCTGCAACGAGCTCTCCGACAAGAGGTCCCCCGTGATCGAATTCTGGGAGTGAGTCCTGCCATGGTATCATCCCATCCTGCTTTGGCTATCCCTCcaccccaggggtgggcaattattttttccatggggccgcataagaaacagaaaatattgtggagggccgggccaaaaggcaggggggcgaggcgcttttgaaagccccacagaagccggcagccacagcaaggcaggggggccagtcagggtcatccggcaggccgcatgtggcccgcgggccgtataatgcccaggtctgctccacccctttctcttgGATGGACTGGGCCAGGTTCCATCTAGGCCAGTCTGGGCAACAACTCGCTGGTGGAACAGTGTCTCTCGCTAGCTGAGGCTGACATCATTTCCTCCCTAACTTGCAGGAACGAGGTGTTGCGTCTTTCCAAAGGCCTGGACTTCCCCGGAGCCATCAACTGGGAAGTGACTCTCTGCCTTCTGGCCTGCTGGATCCTTGTCTACTTCTGCGTCTGGAAGGGCGTCAAGTCCACTGGCAAGGTAGAGAAGCTGGGGGAGGACAGCCTGGCTCTGAGTGGCaaaatatggggggtggggggtggaattccAAAGTTATAacccagagcaggggtctccagTGTGTTGCCCACGGGTTCCATGCGGCCCCCATGTCAACGGCGTTAGAAAACGGGAGGAGAAGGGTTGTTACCCCgcaaggcttctgattagctGTTGTTGACGATTTGACTGGTTGtgcatattttaaacaatatcCCACAGAAGATGCAAATCGTCTCATCCGTTTTGTCCCCAAAACATTTGTCTAACCCGCCCCTAAGTTTCCTAACCCTGCTGCCCGTGATCCTTTTAGGCGGAGAGTCTCGGGTTTGAACTCAACCCCTTCTGTCCCTAAAGCATGAGTCCCCTTACTGAGTTGCGGCCCTCCTATTCCGTGGGCAGAAGGGGATTTAGAGGGGATTGACAGCAGGCGCCATCTTAagttaacattaatattaattttataagctgcattttaatggatagggtttatttttattagagccatcttaattcatatttattgtattttaatttgattgtgctctatctgtttactgtacaccgccctgagcccttcgggggagggcggtctagaaataaataaataataataataataataataataataataataataataatgataatttaaGGGGATGCTTTGCACGCACGTATTGAAGCACAGAGCCTCTTTCTGTCCCAAACCCAACACACAGATCCATGCACGTTCTCCCCGGGAAACCCAAGCGCCTGCTTCTCGCCTTCCCATTGCTGGCCGAGGCCTTTGAAATCCTGCCGGTCAGCAAGTTCCACGCCGGAGGAAGCCTGACATTTCCCCCCAGGCGGCAACCGGAGGGAGGGCTAGCAGAGAGGCAGACACGGCCGGCCTCCCACATCTGGCCCCTGTTGCATTCGCTTTCAGGCCCTGGCCTCGTGGCTGCCGCTCCCACCCTGTTCTCTGTCTCCAGTGCCAGAAGTTGCCAGGGACTTGGAACGAGGCAGGGAGCGAAAGAGCAAGCTGCGTGCCTGAGATAGCTTTTCAGGGATGCCAGTTGGAAAGAAAAAACCCGAAGGGATGATGTCTCAGCACCTTTTGGGGAGGCGGGAAGGATTGGTCAGCAATGGTCTCGTAAACCCTTCAGCGGGAAGCAGCGTAAAAACCAGAGCCCTGAgattttatatatctatatatgtgTATATTCATAGTTGATGTCTTCGAGCGCATTCATCTGTAACAAAGGACATTTTGAaatctgggggtttttttaattgcaaagaaGTAAGTGAGTGACAGGCCCAGTGTCAACCAGTgaccttccgggggggggggggattgcatttgggtctcccagatcctagttcagtgatggcgaacctatggcacggatgccagaggtggcactcagagccctctctgtgggcacacacaaacagagttcatcgtgtgggggggaaatcgccccccccacacacacacacacatctaggctggcctgggccgctgggctcgattattagcattaaacctaagacctagttttggggaagcagtgtaggtaaccctgttaagcgctgttaaaccccactgattttcatgcaaagaactaaagcgcgatcctttacctgggagtgagcttggttgctggcaatgggacttgcttctgagtaaaccctcctagggtcgtgattcacccgttcgaagagttgcatggttgcttcaaagcaaagccaatgactaccaccaagcttactcctgagtaacgcacgcctcggagccaaccattttttctaaactaaaacctcagtattcaggttaaattgccgggttggcactttgcaagaaATAAGTAGGTttttatcatgaaagcaagcctgggagagccacgcttgtttcattaaaacctgggttcttttctccaataactccaaccagctgaggtctcaacgatttttattgaaaaacagaaaacaaagaaataaaacttagatgcagttaagggattgcttaggtggtcatatcccttttggttctttgtccccattccgggaacccatggcccagagatccttctctgaccacgtctcaagatggaattcttaaaacctttgtttcccccttctcaggaaaactctgttcaggccacgaggtaacttaggcctttgaagtttcatcctggcacctttgcatagtttcctgtcctctctccaggagatcaaaaggcaaagatgcttttcacagtcatgtgtgattttgctagttttacagtactattccatcacacgcccccttttggagaggaaatctgtagtctaatggctacatatttcatctatccatatagaaaagattatatgtgttacttccacatcagtcatctctaactaatacagagatctgctaactacaatacctttcatgcataacatagtccttatgatagcataacaatacagaatgaagaaaatcatgttaacacaaaacacaatttcagactaatacatactttcagactaataagcaatgcaatactcttgagcattgaactacaagactcatgctcctttcaaccatagtctgataccttcttctttgaag
Encoded proteins:
- the LOC125424961 gene encoding sodium- and chloride-dependent creatine transporter 1-like codes for the protein MMFGRAEGGRKRGRPVMKLIDSIKEDGKPSVCKAGLGFASMVIVFFCNTYYIMVLAWGFYYLVKSFTATLPWATCGNPWNSPECVEIFRHEDCANGTGTSNLTCNELSDKRSPVIEFWENEVLRLSKGLDFPGAINWEVTLCLLACWILVYFCVWKGVKSTGKALASWLPLPPCSLSPVPEVARDLERGRERKSKLRA